A single region of the Streptomyces sp. NBC_01803 genome encodes:
- a CDS encoding NUDIX hydrolase, with product MTQQAAEDRPGIAAAIVVQDGRVLMVRRRVREGELSWQFPAGKIEPGESAEQAAVRETWEETGLTVSAEKLLGERVHPKTHRLMSYTACGVVSGTAHVADQDELAEVVWCALADIPVYVPYGLFEPVQAYLDATLGS from the coding sequence ATGACACAGCAGGCCGCCGAAGACCGCCCGGGTATCGCCGCCGCCATCGTCGTCCAGGACGGCCGGGTCCTGATGGTTCGGCGTCGGGTAAGGGAGGGCGAGCTCTCCTGGCAGTTTCCCGCCGGGAAGATCGAGCCCGGCGAGTCGGCCGAGCAGGCGGCCGTTCGGGAGACCTGGGAGGAGACGGGCCTGACGGTCAGCGCGGAGAAGCTCCTCGGTGAACGGGTCCACCCCAAGACCCACCGTCTGATGTCCTATACAGCGTGCGGTGTCGTCTCGGGGACCGCGCATGTCGCCGATCAGGATGAGCTCGCCGAGGTCGTCTGGTGTGCTCTCGCGGACATCCCTGTGTATGTGCCCTACGGCCTGTTCGAACCGGTCCAGGCGTACCTGGACGCGACGCTCGGAAGCTGA
- a CDS encoding DUF6879 family protein, producing the protein MPRRLRLLGSTSGIGDCPTLYEDLETGEVLVQGQAVTDAGEVAQLKAVKEGEGFVVVPRRLLADFAPRTAERTPEFVPQEQINEFVNDGFEHTAWRLETRTGYLTDQRMPSYEEFLRTGDTAGEVGHPWFRNVRRMTGNGKRFERVRLVDDPLTTGQRYLLACGRTNVVAGEDIRCMWRSDAERLGLNLWDFWLFDSRTVARFHFEGERTIGMELITEPAEVLRACQVRDAAWHHAVPYEEFEARVPSAE; encoded by the coding sequence ATGCCACGACGGCTTCGGTTGCTGGGAAGCACCTCGGGAATCGGTGACTGTCCGACGCTGTACGAGGATCTGGAGACGGGAGAAGTGCTCGTCCAGGGACAGGCGGTGACCGACGCCGGTGAAGTGGCACAGCTCAAAGCCGTCAAAGAAGGTGAAGGCTTCGTCGTGGTCCCGCGCCGGCTACTGGCCGACTTCGCGCCCAGGACGGCGGAACGCACGCCCGAGTTCGTTCCCCAGGAACAGATCAACGAGTTCGTCAACGACGGTTTCGAGCACACCGCCTGGCGGCTGGAGACCCGGACCGGATACCTGACAGATCAGCGGATGCCCTCCTATGAGGAATTCTTGCGGACGGGCGATACGGCTGGCGAGGTGGGGCACCCATGGTTCCGAAACGTCCGTCGGATGACCGGCAACGGTAAGCGTTTCGAACGCGTGCGGCTCGTGGACGATCCGCTGACCACCGGGCAGCGTTATCTTCTGGCCTGCGGCAGGACCAACGTGGTGGCGGGCGAGGACATCCGCTGCATGTGGCGCTCGGACGCCGAGCGGCTCGGGTTGAACCTCTGGGACTTCTGGCTGTTCGACTCACGCACGGTCGCCCGCTTTCACTTCGAGGGCGAGCGCACCATTGGCATGGAACTGATCACCGAACCGGCGGAGGTGCTGCGCGCTTGCCAGGTGCGCGACGCCGCATGGCATCACGCGGTGCCCTACGAGGAGTTCGAGGCTCGGGTACCGTCCGCTGAGTGA
- a CDS encoding NUDIX hydrolase — protein sequence MEVIDLWNGRYACALQAALRQTNEGFAAHLGIASRTVATWHADPDIVPRTEMQQLLDDVYERATTTVRKRFVLLAPGRTSGTEASPGVVVPQPLRVALAVVVREREVLLVCRRDDDGSGITWQFPAGVIKPGVRPETATVRETLGETGVRCAVRRSLGTRLHPVTGVHCAYFLCDFLAGEAHNRDTDENVDVVWAATGSVTRFIPADRIFPPVLAALEEYG from the coding sequence GTGGAAGTGATCGACCTCTGGAACGGTCGCTATGCATGCGCTCTTCAGGCCGCTCTCCGTCAGACGAACGAGGGCTTCGCCGCTCACCTCGGCATCGCATCGCGCACGGTCGCCACCTGGCACGCCGACCCCGACATCGTGCCCCGCACAGAGATGCAACAGCTCCTTGACGACGTGTACGAGCGGGCCACGACGACAGTTCGGAAACGCTTCGTGCTGCTGGCGCCGGGCCGAACCTCGGGGACGGAGGCGAGCCCTGGTGTCGTGGTGCCGCAGCCGTTGCGTGTCGCCCTCGCGGTGGTCGTCCGCGAGCGCGAAGTCCTCCTGGTATGCCGACGCGATGATGACGGTTCCGGAATCACCTGGCAGTTCCCGGCGGGGGTGATCAAGCCGGGGGTACGGCCTGAGACTGCCACGGTGCGTGAGACGCTCGGCGAAACCGGTGTCCGCTGCGCCGTCCGCCGGAGTCTCGGCACGCGTCTCCACCCGGTCACCGGCGTGCACTGCGCGTACTTTCTGTGCGACTTCCTGGCTGGTGAGGCGCACAACCGTGACACCGACGAGAACGTGGACGTGGTGTGGGCCGCGACGGGCTCGGTAACCCGATTCATACCAGCCGATAGGATCTTCCCTCCGGTCCTGGCAGCTTTGGAGGAGTACGGATGA
- a CDS encoding porin PorA family protein, with amino-acid sequence MRRSTWILTGFAALLLVLAAVARFAVLPAVHQVPDDVNENPQYEGTATILNQQALASGDLANAFLVDVPVLMDRHIKVTATDGDTAVFSDSRVLLGPDGQELTSSEEHWAVDRVSLEARPAPEGVDASPHEGLVIGFPLEPEKHDYRWWDHTTGTEVDAVYTGTEKRDGRTVYGYTIHAEGPMADSGELPQALPRDAVGGILASVPGSTVDPATLPEMVPLSYAATTDLVLWIDSGTGTIMDGSHGQNIMATTQDGTALFPIADVRVTATDETKENQADTAKEISLALTLLGVVAPLSLIGIALLLLALAAWGVRKRRTQPPATPDEPTTPQPESVTTA; translated from the coding sequence ATGCGAAGATCGACCTGGATCCTCACCGGATTCGCCGCCCTGCTCCTCGTCCTCGCGGCCGTGGCCCGTTTCGCCGTCCTCCCGGCCGTGCATCAGGTCCCCGACGATGTGAACGAGAATCCCCAGTACGAGGGCACGGCCACCATCCTCAACCAACAGGCCCTGGCCAGCGGCGACTTGGCCAACGCCTTCCTCGTGGACGTGCCGGTGCTGATGGACCGTCACATCAAGGTGACCGCCACCGACGGCGACACGGCCGTCTTCTCCGACAGCCGGGTGCTGCTGGGTCCCGACGGTCAGGAGCTGACCAGCTCCGAGGAGCACTGGGCCGTGGACCGCGTCAGCCTGGAGGCCCGCCCCGCCCCCGAGGGCGTCGACGCCTCCCCGCACGAGGGCCTGGTGATCGGGTTCCCGCTGGAGCCGGAGAAGCACGACTACCGGTGGTGGGACCACACGACGGGCACCGAGGTCGACGCCGTCTACACCGGGACGGAGAAGCGGGACGGCCGCACCGTCTACGGCTACACCATCCACGCCGAGGGGCCGATGGCCGACTCGGGCGAGCTTCCGCAGGCCCTCCCGCGTGACGCGGTGGGCGGCATCCTCGCCTCGGTCCCGGGAAGCACCGTCGACCCGGCGACGCTGCCGGAGATGGTGCCGCTGTCCTACGCGGCGACGACCGATCTGGTGCTGTGGATCGACTCGGGCACCGGCACGATCATGGACGGCTCCCACGGTCAGAACATCATGGCCACCACGCAGGACGGCACGGCGCTGTTCCCGATCGCCGACGTCCGGGTGACGGCCACGGATGAGACCAAGGAGAACCAGGCGGATACGGCGAAGGAGATCTCGCTGGCGCTGACGCTGCTCGGCGTCGTGGCCCCCCTGTCGCTGATCGGCATCGCCCTGCTGCTGCTCGCCCTGGCCGCGTGGGGCGTGCGCAAGCGCCGCACCCAGCCACCGGCCACGCCCGACGAACCGACCACCCCGCAGCCGGAAAGCGTGACGACAGCCTGA
- a CDS encoding helix-turn-helix domain-containing protein: MSTDFQRARASLAARLRELRVEAGLTGRQLADCLGWTQSKISKLENGRQTPTVADLAAWAEATGDPGASAELAGRLRGLETQYRSWRRQLAGGYRSVQEAHGAQARQTRVRRSFDPTLVPGLLQTADYAHGVLTRYAALHTARRDIEAAVRARMRRQDILEESGRTFHFLLWEGALRARPCTSDVLSAQLEHLATRLGPGHVRLGVVPFASDMNVPAGVGFSLHDDRLVITETWHAEMWLDDPADVAVHVSAWEALERNAAYGAEAHRLILQARRAVSAGE; encoded by the coding sequence GTGAGTACCGACTTCCAGCGAGCCCGAGCGTCCCTCGCCGCGCGGTTGCGTGAACTGCGCGTCGAGGCCGGGCTCACCGGACGGCAGTTGGCCGACTGTCTGGGGTGGACCCAGTCAAAGATCAGCAAGCTGGAAAACGGCAGACAGACGCCGACAGTCGCGGATCTCGCCGCCTGGGCGGAAGCCACTGGCGATCCCGGAGCGTCGGCGGAACTGGCCGGTCGGCTGCGGGGCCTTGAGACCCAGTACCGGTCATGGCGGCGCCAACTCGCCGGAGGATACCGTTCGGTCCAGGAGGCGCACGGTGCGCAGGCCCGTCAGACCCGTGTCCGCCGGAGCTTCGACCCGACCCTCGTTCCTGGCCTGTTGCAGACCGCCGACTATGCCCACGGGGTGCTCACCCGCTACGCGGCGCTCCACACCGCGCGACGCGACATCGAGGCGGCGGTGCGGGCACGCATGCGCCGTCAGGACATCCTTGAAGAGTCCGGCCGCACTTTCCACTTCCTCCTCTGGGAGGGCGCGCTGCGCGCACGGCCCTGCACCTCTGACGTTCTCTCGGCCCAACTCGAACACCTCGCCACCCGGCTCGGCCCAGGACATGTACGCCTGGGCGTGGTGCCCTTCGCCTCGGACATGAACGTCCCCGCAGGCGTCGGTTTCTCACTCCATGACGATCGGCTGGTGATCACCGAGACCTGGCACGCGGAGATGTGGCTGGACGATCCGGCGGACGTGGCCGTCCATGTCTCCGCCTGGGAAGCACTGGAAAGAAACGCGGCCTACGGCGCCGAAGCCCACCGCCTGATCCTCCAGGCACGACGTGCCGTGTCCGCCGGTGAATAG
- a CDS encoding polysaccharide pyruvyl transferase family protein: MTSEVGRTLVTGWFSFLDGEATAGDVLALSRVRQVLDARGVPYDVAWSPRFEPGGLALGDARPGEYTRLVFVCGPLHGPLIAGLHGRFAHCRRVAVGVSVIDPADPAVTGFHEVLARDGADRVPEQDLAMRAPRGPGVPVVGVLLTRGQREYGERRAHDSVAGTVRSWLAGARCAPVALESRLDREDGLLCGTAEEFLSVVERLDAVVTDRLHGLVLPLRVGVPPLVIDPVRGGAKVSAQARACRWPALVSAERVAPARLDAWLAWCLDRGAGAARRRRPLVVAADPADRLPEALGVPGPPVPGTLEDGVVRTAVGG, from the coding sequence ATGACGAGCGAAGTCGGACGGACCCTGGTGACAGGGTGGTTCAGTTTTCTGGACGGGGAGGCGACAGCCGGGGACGTGCTGGCCCTGAGCCGGGTGCGGCAGGTGCTCGACGCGCGTGGCGTGCCCTACGACGTCGCCTGGAGTCCCCGGTTCGAGCCGGGCGGGCTCGCGCTGGGCGACGCGCGGCCCGGGGAGTACACGCGGCTGGTCTTCGTCTGCGGGCCGCTGCACGGTCCGCTCATCGCCGGGCTGCACGGCCGTTTCGCGCACTGCCGCCGGGTGGCGGTGGGCGTCTCGGTGATCGATCCGGCGGATCCGGCGGTGACGGGCTTCCACGAGGTGCTGGCGCGGGACGGCGCGGACCGGGTGCCCGAGCAGGATCTGGCGATGCGCGCGCCGCGCGGGCCCGGCGTGCCGGTGGTAGGCGTGCTGCTCACGCGCGGCCAGCGGGAGTACGGGGAGCGGCGGGCGCACGACAGCGTGGCCGGGACCGTGCGGAGCTGGCTGGCGGGCGCGCGCTGCGCGCCGGTGGCGCTGGAGTCCCGGCTCGACCGGGAGGACGGGCTGCTGTGCGGGACGGCCGAGGAGTTCTTGTCGGTGGTGGAACGGCTGGACGCGGTGGTGACCGACCGACTGCACGGGCTGGTGCTGCCGCTGCGGGTGGGGGTGCCGCCGCTGGTGATCGACCCGGTGCGCGGCGGGGCGAAGGTGTCGGCGCAGGCGCGGGCCTGCCGCTGGCCGGCGCTGGTGTCGGCCGAGCGGGTGGCGCCGGCCCGGCTGGACGCCTGGCTGGCGTGGTGTCTGGACCGGGGCGCGGGGGCGGCGCGGCGGCGGCGTCCGCTGGTGGTGGCGGCCGATCCGGCGGACCGGCTGCCGGAGGCGCTCGGCGTGCCGGGGCCGCCCGTGCCCGGCACGCTGGAGGACGGCGTGGTTCGGACCGCCGTGGGCGGGTAG
- a CDS encoding glycosyltransferase family 2 protein — translation MPPISPEPTAPIGVVIATRDRAPSLLTTLERLTALPERPPVMVVDNGSEDGTADLVAERFPAERFPAVRVLRLPVNRGPLARNLGVRALPARYIAFSDDDSWWAPGALSAAVDLMDAEPRIGLLAARIAVGRDLSPDPINEVLAASPLDTAPGLPGPAVLGFLGCAAVARRSAFLATGGYHPLMWIGGEETLLAYDLTAAGWHVCYAPQVTAVHHPADAPRPHRVAYTRRNEVLTAWLRRPFPVALRQTGRLARDARDDATARRALGQLLPRLPAALRGRRRLPAAVEAEVRRLEGAHAAG, via the coding sequence GTGCCACCCATCAGCCCCGAGCCCACCGCCCCCATCGGCGTGGTCATCGCCACGCGCGACCGAGCCCCCTCCTTGCTGACCACCCTGGAGAGGCTGACGGCCTTGCCCGAACGGCCCCCGGTGATGGTCGTGGACAACGGCTCCGAGGACGGCACCGCGGACCTGGTCGCCGAACGTTTCCCCGCCGAACGTTTCCCGGCCGTACGGGTCCTCCGCCTGCCCGTCAACCGCGGCCCGCTGGCCCGCAACCTCGGCGTCCGCGCGCTGCCCGCCCGCTACATCGCCTTCAGCGACGACGACTCCTGGTGGGCGCCCGGCGCGCTGAGCGCCGCCGTCGACCTGATGGACGCCGAGCCGCGCATCGGTCTGCTCGCCGCCCGCATCGCCGTCGGCCGGGACCTCAGCCCCGACCCGATCAACGAGGTGCTGGCCGCGTCCCCCCTCGACACCGCCCCCGGCCTGCCGGGACCCGCCGTGCTCGGCTTCCTCGGCTGCGCCGCCGTGGCGCGCCGCTCCGCGTTCCTCGCCACCGGCGGTTACCACCCGCTGATGTGGATCGGCGGCGAGGAGACACTTCTCGCCTACGACCTGACGGCCGCCGGATGGCACGTCTGCTACGCGCCGCAGGTCACCGCCGTCCATCACCCCGCCGACGCCCCCAGACCCCACCGGGTGGCCTACACGCGCCGCAACGAGGTCCTCACCGCCTGGCTGCGCCGCCCCTTCCCGGTCGCGCTGCGCCAGACCGGGCGGCTGGCCCGCGACGCCCGGGACGACGCCACCGCGCGGCGGGCCCTCGGCCAGCTCCTGCCGCGCCTCCCCGCCGCCCTGCGCGGCCGGCGGCGGCTGCCCGCCGCCGTGGAGGCCGAGGTCCGCCGACTGGAGGGCGCCCATGCCGCCGGATGA
- a CDS encoding glycosyltransferase family 2 protein has product MPPDDRTSVVIITHNRRAELLHTLDRLAELPERPPILITDNGSTDGTAEAVAARHPAARVLSPGANLGAIGRNLAVREVTTPYLAFCDDDTWWAPGSLAAAADLLDAHPRVAAVTARIVVEPAGTEDPIVTELRHSPLPRPGWLPGPALGSFLAAATVLRTDAFRAAGGFSPRLWLGGEEELLAADLMAAGWWLVFDGSLTIHHAASGLRDPTRRRADGIRNTLWFTWLRRAPRPALRRTAHLLRTIPRDTTSAAAVARATAGLPWLLRERRPVPPEVEARLRTLEEAQRTSNARRYVG; this is encoded by the coding sequence ATGCCGCCGGATGACCGCACATCGGTGGTGATCATCACCCACAACCGCAGGGCCGAGCTGCTCCACACCCTCGACCGGCTCGCCGAGCTGCCCGAACGCCCCCCGATCCTGATCACCGACAACGGCTCCACGGACGGCACCGCCGAGGCCGTCGCGGCCCGCCACCCGGCGGCCCGCGTCCTCAGCCCCGGCGCCAACCTCGGCGCGATCGGCCGCAACCTCGCCGTCCGCGAGGTCACCACCCCCTACCTCGCCTTCTGCGACGACGACACCTGGTGGGCGCCCGGCTCCCTGGCCGCCGCCGCCGACCTCCTCGACGCCCACCCCCGCGTAGCCGCCGTCACCGCCCGCATCGTGGTCGAACCGGCCGGCACCGAGGACCCCATCGTGACGGAGCTGCGCCACTCGCCGCTGCCCCGCCCCGGCTGGCTCCCCGGCCCGGCCCTCGGCTCCTTCCTGGCCGCCGCGACGGTCCTGCGCACCGACGCGTTCCGCGCGGCGGGCGGCTTCTCGCCGCGCCTGTGGCTGGGCGGCGAGGAAGAGCTGCTGGCCGCCGACCTGATGGCGGCCGGCTGGTGGCTGGTCTTCGACGGGAGCCTGACGATCCATCACGCGGCCTCCGGCCTCCGCGACCCCACCCGCCGCCGAGCGGACGGCATCCGCAACACCCTCTGGTTCACCTGGCTCCGCCGCGCCCCCCGGCCGGCCCTGCGCCGCACGGCCCACCTGTTGCGCACGATCCCCCGCGACACGACCTCGGCGGCAGCGGTGGCCCGCGCGACAGCCGGCCTCCCCTGGCTCCTCCGCGAACGCCGCCCCGTCCCCCCGGAGGTGGAGGCCCGCCTCCGCACCCTGGAAGAGGCCCAACGCACGTCGAACGCACGGCGCTACGTGGGCTGA
- the rfaE2 gene encoding D-glycero-beta-D-manno-heptose 1-phosphate adenylyltransferase gives MTGAASASASGARRPIVVVGDVLLDRDVEGDATRLAPDAPVPVVEVAAERRRPGGAGLAAALAARDGRAVVLVAALGGDEASAAVRAMLPPGVRLAELPLDGSLPVKSRVLAGGRPVVRFDSGGGTPGPPGPAVREALRSAGAVLVADYGQGAAAAVRELLAEAARRVPVVWDPHPRGLPPVPGARLVTPNEREARMFCGPDARPHGEDDDSPHAHSRRGALLAERWRAASVAVTLGGRGAVLARANCDDPLYVPAVAGHDGDPCGAGDCFAATAAGVLADGGLPSDAVGRATEAATCFVGAGGLASLAPWRDRSPASAPAASAPAAPTGDARTLIEAVRSRGGTVVAAGGCFDLLHAGHVQFLEDARRTGDCLIVCVNSDASVRRLKGRGRPFNTAADRLRVLSGLGCVDAVVEFDEDTPEALLRRLRPDVWVKGGDYSVRDLPEAAALREWGGQTLVLPYLDGRSTTELARRAASMTS, from the coding sequence GTGACCGGGGCCGCGTCCGCGTCCGCCTCCGGCGCGCGGCGGCCGATCGTCGTGGTGGGCGACGTGCTGCTCGACCGGGACGTCGAAGGGGACGCCACCCGGCTGGCGCCGGACGCGCCCGTGCCGGTCGTGGAGGTGGCGGCCGAGCGCCGGCGCCCCGGCGGCGCCGGGCTCGCCGCCGCGCTGGCCGCGCGGGACGGGCGCGCGGTGGTGCTCGTCGCCGCGCTGGGCGGCGACGAGGCGAGCGCGGCGGTGCGCGCCATGCTGCCGCCCGGGGTGCGGCTGGCCGAGTTGCCCCTGGACGGCTCGCTGCCGGTGAAGTCCCGGGTGCTGGCCGGCGGCCGGCCGGTGGTCCGCTTCGACAGCGGCGGCGGCACGCCCGGCCCGCCGGGGCCGGCGGTGCGTGAGGCACTGCGGAGCGCCGGGGCGGTGCTGGTCGCCGACTACGGTCAGGGCGCGGCGGCGGCCGTTCGCGAGCTGCTGGCCGAGGCGGCGCGACGGGTCCCGGTCGTGTGGGACCCGCATCCGCGCGGCCTGCCGCCCGTGCCGGGCGCCCGGCTGGTGACGCCCAACGAGCGGGAGGCCCGGATGTTCTGCGGCCCGGACGCCCGGCCGCACGGCGAGGACGACGACTCGCCGCACGCCCACAGCCGGCGCGGCGCGCTGCTGGCGGAACGCTGGCGGGCGGCGTCGGTCGCCGTGACGCTGGGCGGCCGGGGCGCGGTGCTGGCGCGGGCCAACTGTGACGACCCGCTCTACGTGCCGGCCGTCGCCGGCCACGACGGCGATCCGTGCGGAGCCGGGGACTGCTTCGCCGCGACGGCGGCGGGAGTGCTGGCCGACGGCGGCCTGCCGTCCGACGCGGTGGGGCGGGCCACCGAGGCGGCGACCTGTTTCGTGGGCGCGGGCGGCCTGGCCTCGCTGGCGCCCTGGCGCGACCGGTCCCCGGCGTCGGCTCCGGCGGCGTCGGCTCCGGCGGCGCCCACGGGCGACGCCCGGACGCTGATCGAGGCGGTCCGGTCCCGGGGCGGCACGGTGGTGGCGGCGGGCGGCTGCTTCGACCTGCTGCACGCCGGGCACGTGCAGTTCCTGGAGGACGCGCGGCGCACCGGCGACTGCCTGATCGTGTGTGTCAACTCCGACGCCTCGGTGCGCCGGCTGAAGGGCCGGGGCCGACCGTTCAACACGGCGGCCGACCGGCTCCGGGTGCTGTCCGGGCTGGGCTGCGTGGACGCGGTCGTGGAGTTCGACGAGGACACGCCGGAGGCGCTCCTGCGGCGACTGCGGCCGGATGTGTGGGTCAAGGGCGGCGACTACAGCGTCCGTGACCTGCCGGAGGCGGCGGCGTTGCGCGAGTGGGGCGGGCAGACGCTCGTTCTGCCGTATCTGGACGGCCGTTCCACGACCGAGCTGGCCCGGCGGGCCGCGTCCATGACGTCGTGA
- a CDS encoding glycosyltransferase family 9 protein, translating into MTPRLVALRALGLGDLLTGVPALRGLRRAFPGHRLLLAAPGWLAEAVAATGAVDELIPAAAPGRAVPTSVPWSGPPPELAVDLHGSGPESLRPLLTLNPGQVWGFAHPSGPDRRADAHEEEREHEHERDRWCRLLAWYGVPADPADLRVAAPPWPSPAPGAVVLHPGADAGARRWPAERFAAVGRALTRDGHRVVVTGGPDEGELAAHVARSADLGASSVFAGPTVLPFPALAALLAAARAVLVGDTGVAHLATALGTPSVVLFGPVSPARWGPPDSPFHRALWHPEVPHAGDPHGTGPDERLLAIGEAEVLAALAALPPPAFSAGE; encoded by the coding sequence GTGACGCCGCGCCTCGTCGCGTTGCGCGCCCTGGGGCTGGGCGATCTGCTGACCGGGGTGCCCGCGCTGCGCGGGCTGCGCCGGGCGTTCCCCGGGCACCGGCTGCTGCTGGCCGCGCCGGGCTGGCTGGCGGAGGCCGTGGCGGCGACCGGCGCGGTGGACGAGCTGATCCCGGCCGCCGCGCCGGGCCGGGCCGTGCCGACCTCCGTCCCGTGGTCGGGTCCCCCGCCCGAGCTGGCGGTGGACCTGCACGGCAGCGGCCCGGAGAGCCTGCGCCCGCTGCTGACCCTGAACCCGGGACAAGTCTGGGGATTCGCGCACCCGTCCGGCCCGGACCGGCGCGCGGACGCGCACGAAGAGGAACGCGAACACGAACACGAACGCGACCGCTGGTGCCGCCTGTTGGCCTGGTACGGCGTCCCGGCCGACCCGGCCGACCTGCGCGTCGCCGCGCCGCCGTGGCCGTCGCCCGCGCCGGGCGCGGTCGTGCTGCACCCGGGCGCGGACGCCGGGGCGCGCCGCTGGCCGGCCGAACGGTTCGCCGCCGTGGGCCGCGCGCTGACCCGCGACGGGCACCGGGTGGTGGTGACCGGCGGCCCGGACGAGGGCGAACTCGCCGCCCACGTCGCACGATCGGCGGACCTGGGGGCCTCGTCCGTCTTCGCCGGCCCGACCGTCCTGCCGTTCCCCGCGCTGGCGGCGCTGCTCGCCGCCGCGCGTGCGGTGCTGGTCGGGGACACCGGCGTCGCGCACCTCGCCACCGCCCTGGGCACTCCGTCGGTCGTGCTGTTCGGCCCGGTCTCCCCCGCCCGGTGGGGACCGCCGGACTCCCCGTTCCACCGCGCGCTGTGGCATCCCGAGGTGCCCCACGCGGGCGACCCGCACGGCACCGGTCCGGACGAACGACTGCTGGCGATCGGGGAGGCCGAGGTGCTGGCCGCCCTGGCGGCGCTGCCGCCGCCCGCCTTTTCCGCGGGAGAATGA